The following proteins come from a genomic window of Rutidosis leptorrhynchoides isolate AG116_Rl617_1_P2 chromosome 10, CSIRO_AGI_Rlap_v1, whole genome shotgun sequence:
- the LOC139871442 gene encoding cytochrome P450 734A1-like → MKGEMIVSLLLLVSLVAVLKVFMVLWWKPKKIEEHFKKQGIKGPPYCFLIGNAKEIVNLMMEASSKPMPFSHNILPRVLSFYHQWKKIYGATFLIWFGPMARLTIADPDLIREVLCSKSELYEKNEAHPLIKQLEGDGLLSLKGEKWALHRKIITPTFHMDNLKLLVPVATSSVLKMLDKWLGMSDSGEVEIEVSQWYQNLTQETMTRTAFGNNYEDGKHIFQLQTRQFVLTSEAFQKISFPGYRFLPTTRNRECWKLQKEIKKNLMKVIEKRRENWDDEKIKNGPKDLLGLMIEAASNRNELLNFSPAITARDIAEECKSFFFAGEQTTSNLLTWATVLLAMHPQWQVIARDEVINVCGPRDIPTKDCVSKLKMLTMIINEALRLYPPIVASIRRAKVDVELGGYKIPRGTELLIPILAVHHDQTIWGNDVNEFNPNRFSDGVAHAAKHPLAFIPFGLGVRTCIGQNLAILQAKLTLALILQRFCFELSPKYQHAPTVLMLLYPQYGAPIIFKVLESDPTTTLATN, encoded by the exons ATGAAAGGAGAAATGATTgtgtcattattgttattagtatcattagtgGCGGTTTTGAAGGTTTTTATGGTGTTATGGTGGAAACCTAAAAAGATTGAAGAACATTTTAAGAAACAAGGCATAAAAGGACCTCCATATTGCTTCTTAATTGGCAATGCTAAGGAGATTGTTAATTTAATGATGGAAGCTTCTTCAAAACCTATGCCTTTTTCACATAATATACTTCCTAGAGTCCTTTCTTTCTACCATCAATGGAAGAAAATATATG GTGCCACATTTCTTATATGGTTTGGACCCATGGCTCGTCTCACCATAGCTGATCCCGATCTCATTAGAGAAGTATTATGTTCTAAATCCGAATTGTACGAGAAAAATGAAGCTCATCCACTTATCAAACAACTAGAAGGTGATGGTCTTTTAAGTCTCAAAGGTGAAAAATGGGCTCTTCATAGAAAAATCATCACTCCCACATTTCACATGGACAATCTCAAA TTATTGGTACCCGTAGCAACGAGTAGCGTGTTAAAAATGCTAGACAAATGGTTAGGCATGTCGGATTCAGGTGAAGTGGAAATCGAAGTATCTCAATGGTACCAAAACCTAACCCAAGAGACAATGACTAGGACCGCGTTTGGTAACAACTACGAAGATGGAAAACATATTTTTCAACTTCAAACTCGACAATTCGTCTTAACTTCCGAAGCGTTTCAAAAAATTTCCTTTCCGGGCTATAG GTTTCTACCAACAACAAGGAATAGAGAATGTTGGAAATTACAAAAAGAAATCAAGAAAAATTTGATGAAAGTAATTGAAAAAAGGAGAGAAAATTGGGATGACGAGAAAATAAAAAATGGGCCCAAAGATTTACTTGGGCTTATGATTGAAGCGGCGAGTAATCGGAATGAATTGTTGAATTTCTCACCGGCGATTACGGCACGTGACATTGCCGAAGAGTGTAAAAGTTTTTTCTTTGCCGGAGAACAAACTACATCTAACCTGCTGACGTGGGCTACTGTTTTGCTAGCGATGCATCCACAGTGGCAGGTGATAGCACGTGACGAAGTGATTAATGTATGCGGACCACGTGACATCCCCACAAAAGATTGTGTTTCCAAGCTTAAAATG TTGACGATGATAATCAACGAGGCCTTGAGGCTATACCCTCCTATTGTGGCATCAATTAGGCGAGCAAAAGTCGACGTGGAACTAGGAGGCTATAAAATCCCCCGTGGTACCGAGCTTCTAATTCCAATCTTAGCCGTTCATCATGATCAAACTATATGGGGAAATGATGTTAACGAGTTTAACCCAAATCGGTTCTCAGATGGAGTTGCTCATGCGGCTAAACATCCTTTAGCCTTCATTCCTTTCGGGCTTGGTGTTCGTACGTGCATAGGACAAAATCTTGCAATTTTACAAGCGAAATTGACTCTTGCATTGATATTACAAAGATTCTGTTTCGAATTGTCTCCTAAGTATCAACATGCACCAACTGTACTTATGCTACTTTATCCGCAATATGGTGCCCCGATTATCTTCAAAGTTTTAGAGTCGGATCCTACCACAACATTAGCaacaaattga